The DNA sequence TTATTTGCGGATAGAAGTAACAGCTCAGACTTGGGGGGCGAGAACTCGAGGTTTATAAATCCGACTCTCGTAGCCACTGCATCTGCAGCCTCTTGTAACGTATCTTGAATGTAGCCATCCGAGCCACCCTTAATCCATagggtaatgtcgtctgcatataagaATATTGGAGATCCCGTATTTGTGCTAGCTTCCCAGCAATAGACCTCACAGCTAGGTTAAATAGAAACGGCGAGAGCACAGATCCCTGAGGAGTGCCAAAGCTACCTAGGGTGATTGGGGGCGAAGTTTGATCATTGAGATTTATGACAGCTGTCCGATTGGTAAGAAATTAGCGGATGTAGTCATGCATTTTTCTACCACAGTTAATAACATTCAATTCACGTAATATAGATCCATGATCTATGTTGGCGAATGCACCGCGAACGTCGAGTCGTAAGATGGCTTGGGTGTCTTTACTAAACGTAGGAGTGAGAAGGTCATGCTTGAGCGTTAGCCTGGCATCCTGGCAAGAAAGCGACTGGCGAAAGCCAATCATCTCTGGCGGGAATAACTGCTTGTCTTCCGCGTATTAATTGAAGCGATTAAGCATGACATGTTCGAGCGTTTTGCCCAAGCGTGACGTGAGGGAAATAGGTCTAAGATTAGCTATGTCAGAGGGTTTATTGGGTTTGGGAATAAAGATTATTTTAGCAGTTTCCCATGAGCTCGGAAGAGAGCTGTTATCGAAGCAATGATTATAGTATTCTGTGAGGGCAGAAATTGATTTGTCGTCCAGATTTCGGAGTAATTTATTATTTACGTTATCTATACCGGGAGCAGATGTAGTTTTAAGGGAAGCTAAGGCATGTTGAACTTCTGCCACCGTTATTCGGGCGTCGAGAAGTTCATTAACCTCGCCTGTATAATCTGAATTCTCATGAGTTGTGGTAGGAGGGAGGTGTAATCCTGCAAGCTCCTGAAAAAGATGGGGAATATTATCCTTGTGTTTGTGCAATAATTGAGTGATGTAGTGACTGTGTTGCGCAcgcgaggtcgagggatcaagcAAATGTCTCAGCAGTTGCCAAGTCTTTTTACTACTGAGATTACCATGCATGCTCTCACATACTTGGCCCCATTGTTGATTAACTACTTGGGTCGCATATGCTTGAATGTCATCGTCTAGTCTAGCTACACGGATGCGAAGCCTGCGGTTATGGCGGCGTCTTTTCCACCGCTTTAATAGTGATTCCTTCGCTTGCCAGATGTGTAATAGTTTGGCATCAGCTGTTTGAAAAGGAGCATCAGGTGGCATAGTTGTAGTATGATTGTCAACGTCCGTTTGGAGTTGACTAATCCTCTGTTGTAGATCAAGTATGGCATTGGGAGCATTATTTGCGCGAGTTTTCCGAAATTTGCCCCAATCCGTAAGTTTAGGAGGCAGAGTGTGAAAGGGCTTGTGAGAGAAAGTAACAGAAATCTGTATGACGTAGTGACCACTACCAAAATTGATTTGAAGGTTTTCCCATTTAGTTGAGTTAACCCGAGAGGTGAGGGTGAGATCTGGTGATGTATCTATGGATACACTATTTCCTAAGCGAGTGGGTGTGGAAATCATTGTGGAGGGTGAGTTGATGATCCGGAATGTAAGGTCCATAAAGCTCGTCCTTTAGGTGTGGAAGTAGTGTGACCCCATAGTTGATTTGgagagttaaaatcgccaacaatgaGGAACGGGTTTCTCCGAGCTTCCCGTTTAGCACGAGCAAAAACAATAGTAAAACGGTGGTGTTTAGAGCTGGGACTGCTGTAAACGTTAAGGATGTAAATAGGAGCCGACCTGGTTTTTTTGGGAAGTATTTCTATGAAGTCGTGATCAATGTCGATACTCTCGAAATGGGAGCAAGTAACAGTCAAATGGTTTTGTGCTACGATCGCAGTATTGGGACGTTCGCATCTTTTGCATTGGAATGTGTTGTATCCGGGGAATTTAATGTAACCATTCGTTTCTTGTAAAGTAGTGACTGCGGGCGGTTGTGGGAGATTGTCTATGTATTGTTGCAGACTGGCCTTCTTTTTCGaaaagcccctacaattccactgccacacaactAGGTTGGAGCGCTTAGGGGATGCGGCCATGCAGTCGATCGAGTCTTTCGATAATTTGATTGAATCGCTCATCAATTTGGGTAAGTCACGCGTCATCCTGGTTAAATTTAGCATTTATATGGGCACTGAGGCTATGAACGTTAGTAGTGAGGGACTCAAGGTTGGCTTCTACGGCTTCCGTGCGTTTTTCAAGGGCCTCAAAGCGATTGTTAGAGTTTCTCTAATGTGTGCGGTGAGTTTACGACATACCTCATCGTGTTCCTCCGAAGTATCTCTCGCATCATCAATAGATGTGCGCTTGGTGGCGGTTATGGTAGTGAGAGGAGGAGAAGTGTCCATGGTTAGAGTTTGATCGCCATTCTCCCTGACAGAGGGAGGAGTTACAGTGGGTTGTTCATCAGTAGAGCGTTGAGATCGAGTTGTAGTAGTCGTACATGAAGAAGGGGTTTGGAGGTCGAGAATTTGTTTACGCAGAAGACGATTTTCTTCCTGAAACTGCTGTAGGAGGGCATAGATTGGGGCATCAGGTTGCTTAGGTTTAGGTAAGCTGTGGGAAGCTACCGATGCCCAGCTTACCTGAGGAAAGCTTGATTTGATGCTAGATGGAGCAGCGGATGGGAGAGGCCAATCTTCGTcttgttttttcttaggaagaggTCCCTGCTTCTTGAGCGAAGGAGAAGACTTGGTCTTGGATTGAGGAGGAGTCTTGTCAACCTTGGGGAGTGAGATTTCGGGCTTATATCGTAGTGCGCACTGAATGGATCCAGTCTCATGACTTACACTGCATAGTACACACTCGGGAATGCACACATGATCAGTCGGAGGATTCACAGTTCCGCATTTATGGCAAGTATCCTCAGCATGCGTAGGGCACACGTCCGGTCGATGTCCAACTTTCCAACAGCGCGTGCAGGCCTCCCTTCTTTGTCGAAAAGGCTTGCACCGGAACATCGCCATTTCATATTTGACGAAAAAAGGAACTTTCGTTCCCAAGAAAGTCACGATGCGTCGGAAGTTTTTCCCATTCGTCTGGCTTCTAAAAAGTGCATTTGTGGGTTGCACTCACGAAGCATgggtagaatgtctttttcatagatAACTTCTCCCAGGCTGACTCTGTCGATGTAGATAATGCCTTTACACGTCTCGGAGTTTGGAACGCTGTAGGAGGAGACTTCGTGCTCTTGGCCGTCGGCCGTGAGCGAATTGATGGCGAGATATTTCTTCAAGCGATCGCAGCTTTCCGTGCTGAAGGTAACTGTGTTGGTGGTGGGGTTGATGGGAACGATGTCTTGGCGCAGCTCCGCAGCGGCTGGAAAGCCGGCTGCCGTAGAGAGAATCTTTGCGAGTTGGAAGTGGCTGAAGCGGGAGGCGTCGAAGCCTCCGCGAATGCGAAAAATAGCCTTGTATGAGCCTTCGAGTAACTTGGGAGGCCTCAGTTTGTTATTCCTTGAGATCATCTGTTTCCATACAGCAGCCTTGGCCGTGGCAACGATGGCGTCCTTGCGGAGTTGTTGTTTACACGTCTTTATTCACATTTTTGCCCTTAGAGGGCTGTGGTGAATTGGCTAGGGGAGCGGCGGTAAGGGAAATAATTGGAGACTTAATTATCTACATCATGGGGTTTGATGCTTTCGCTGGTACGCGCGAGATGAAGAAGCCTGGTCCCAGTGGCTGGAGGCTCAGGATCATCCAGGAATTCGTACAGTGACCGCCAGAGCTCGTTGGcggtcgcagcactgcagtgTCTCGCTAGCGCCGAGGTCTGTAGGGAGGTTGGTCGCCATTCCGTTGGAAGCGAAGCAAGGGCCCTTTGCCTGGGGCCAGAATACAGCGGGCAGTCCCAGATTAAGTGTTCGAGGTCCGCCCTGGTGTTGCAGGGGCTGCAGGTACCCGCACGCGAACATTCCAGGTCACGAGGGTCCTCCTTTCTGCGAAAACGCTGCACGAGGAAGGGAGTAAGGAGGGTGCCAGTCTGTACCTGCCGGAGCAGAACCTACTGCCGACGAGTAACAGCCTGGGAGGGAAGGGGAGGAATGTCCATGGGATTGGACGTAGTGAAGAGATAGCTGCGTCGGTGGCGCTTGGCTTCGGCTATTGCTTCCATGGGATCGTACCACTGACTGTCTATTTCCGTGTCTTCAGGTACGTTGTTCAGTAATTGTTCGGGCGGTTGCGACAGCGCGGATAGTAGCGTGGCGCGCGCTAGTCGATGGGCCCGTTCATTTCCTGGTATACCCGTGTGCCCCGGGATCCAGTGTAACTGAAAATCATGACCTTGGGCACGCAGACGACGCACGTGGAGGCGGAGTTGTTGGACCACAGCAGTGGTTGTGCGAGTGTCCTGGCAAGCTCTAAAGGCATTTTGAGAGTCCGTAAACACTTTGTAGTGGTGCTTAGCATCTCTTGGAAATTTGTTGGCAGTGTGTTCAGCATGCTTGGCAAAATCTAGGATGGCATACAGTTCTGCCGTAGAGCTCTGAACGACATGTCTTGTGAGGTGGAGTTTACTGCCCCGTTCGGTTGCTTCCATATTTGTCCACGCCGTAGTGAACATTGGCTCCTCCTCTGGTCCTCCGATAGAAGCATCTACATAGACTATATGGCACCTGCCAGAGTTGTCGTTGCCCCACTCACGTAGTTGTTGCGTATATTTCTTATGGCGTTTGGCGTGGGCCTGTCTTCTTGCCAATTGATCTTGTCCCATGTTCTTCGGCAGTGGCTTGGGATCCGCAATTGGTACGTGCTCCCAAGGGGGAGATATCCGTGGAAGCGCCGGAAGGTTAGAGATGTCATGCCCAATTTTAACCAATGTGGCCCTTCCTGCGTTTGTGGACTTGAGGCATGTCACATGAGTATGCTCGTGCATTGAAATAAGATCAGCAATGTCACCCAAAGCGCTGCAGCTCTTGAGTGCTGGGGGTGGCGTGTACTTTGGCAATCCTGTCATTACTCTCCTTGCCTCGTTGTTGAGGCGTTCCAAAGAATGTAGCTGTGTTCGAGTGATGGGGTGAAAAGGGGCGCCATACAGGATGCGAGAATGCAGGAAAGCCTGCACAAAgtgtctcatttctttttctttaactccCTTTGTACGCTTGGAAACCCTGCGGAGGATTTGAGTGACCTGCTTGGTGACCTTTACTGTTTGATTGTACCACGTTATAGATATACACTGCTCGTCTAAAAACATTCCGAGTATGCGGATGACCCGCTTCCTTAGAATGGGTGTCTGTCCGATAGAGAGGTGGACGCTGGCTTTCTCCTCGTCCTTTGGCTTTGACCTTTTCCCACCATGGATAACGAGAAACTCGGTCTTCTCCGGCGCTAGTGTAAGCCCTATCTCCCTCGTGAAGCTCTCGATGGTATTCAACGCCGTCTGCAGGGCCTCCTCTTGTTCTCCTAGGGAACCTCGCGTTGTCCACAGCGTcacatcatctgcgtagatagcgTGCTCGACGCTTGTGATTGTCTCTAGTTTTACAGGAAGAGGTGCTAAGACGATGTTGAATAATGTTGGAGAGATTACGGCTCCTTGTGGGACTCCAACCCCGTTATGATGATAGGAGCTGAGGTCGCTGCCTACTTGAACTTGAAACGTTCTGTCTTGCAGGAACGCAGCAATAAAGTTGTGCATGTTGCCTTTGATGCCCATTTGTTGTATCGCCTGCATGATAGAGGCGTGGGGAAGGCTATCGAAAGCTTTCCTGATGTCCACCCCAACAACTATGCGAGGACACGAGGACGAGACATCGAGCACGTAGTCTTTTACGCGGATCATAATATCCTGAGTAGAAAGACCAGGCCGGAAACCGTACTGAGTGTGAGGCAGAAGACAATTTCCCTCCAACCACCATATTAACCTTGCGTTCACCATGCTCTCCAAAAGTTTGCACAGACATGACGTGAGCGAAACTGGTCTTAAGTTTTCCAGGCAGTTCGGTGGTTTGCTCGGTTTCGGAATAGCCTTGATAATAGAGTGGCGCCATTCTCGTGGGAGAGTTCGTTCTTTCCATATACGGTTAAACTCTACCAGAAGAGTATTTTTGCATCCTTCGGTAAGGTTTTGGATGTGCGCTGCCGTGATTCCATCAACCCCTGGTGCGCCACAGGTGTTCATTCTGCGTATGGAGTCTTCGAGCTCGCTGGCCGTGAAGGGCTAGTTTAGATCATCGTGTCCGTCTTGGTCATCGTCCCTCGCATAGGTTATACTTAAGGTACTATTTGACTGGGGAAAAAATATATCTGCCGCTTTCTCTGCGAGTTCGGCATTGGTGATGCCTTCGTTCAAGGCAACACGGACTGCGGCGTCTGAGGTTTTACGTTGCCCAAGAAGAGATCTCAATATAGCCCACGCCCTGCTTGAATTAGTCGATCCGTTGAGTTGCTCGCACACCTGCATCCAATGCTGGGAAGCTAGCTCTCCCGTATACTTCTCGACTTCCTCTTGCAAAGAGCGTAGTTTAGTTCGTAATGTCCGGGGCCGCCCCTTCGCTTGATAAGAAGACAGAAGTCTGAGCCTGCGGTTCCATAGATGCAGGAGGTGCCTATCCGGATCAGGTTGGTCCGGAGAAACCCGCAGCGTCTTAGTTGCTGTGCGCTTGGCACGCGTCATAGCTTGCGTTAAGGAGTCAATATTGTTAACTGGGCCGTTTTCTTCTAGCAGCATCCCATATTTGTCCCAGTGCGTGATCGTACAATCCCGTTTGTGAGACGACGGGCGGCACGAGGAACCATTTGTTCTCACCATGATGGCAATTGGAAGATGGTCACTTCCAAGAGGGTCCTCTAGAAGTCTCCATTGGCAGGTTCTGGGTCTCGAGGACCATGTTAAGTCTGGCGTCGTGTCTGCTTGCCTTGTGTCCTGTCCGAGCCTCGTATGGGATTGCGGCAGATTAAGGAGCGATAGTCCATAATGGTCAAACTTTTCCATGATGCGACGGCCGTGTGGGCTGCACTTATTATAGTTCCAGGCTACGtgttgagcattgaagtctccacagaTTAGAATTGTATCCTTGGGATAGATCTTCCGAAAATGTTGTAGGTAGCTAAAGTCTACCGAGGCGCGCTTAGTTTTCCTTCGTGCATTTTCTGGACGTATGTACACGGAAAAAACAATAATTATTCTTTCGGGCGTGAGTTGAATCCGGCATCCGGTAACATTAGCAATATTCGAACACCAAGGCTCAGTGTCGAGCTTTGTGTGGGTGAGTCTTCGATCCACATACACAGCTGTGCACACAGGTGTGACGGTGTCTTCGGGAAGCCATAGCCCTCGTAGTATGCTAAGCGTGGCATGAAGCAGTTCACCTCCTGCAATGCCAGAACGGCGGGTCTGAGGACTGTTATGAGACAGGCCCCAGCGTAGAATCATGTCTGCTTTTTTCTTCCTGAGGGAGCGGTAGTTCCACTGAATCACGGTCGGGATGGCTCCCCCCACATCCCGACCGTGACCGCGAACATTAACCCGAGTGATTAGCTGAGCCATGTTGTGTGTGAGCCATATGCGTCGGAGCTGTCTGTACAGGCAGCAAACGCGCCGTATTAACTGACGCGGCCGTGGTAAGACCTCCGAAGAAGAGCGTTCCATTGAGCATTAAGTGCTCCATGACGGTGCGAACGCATGTTTCGATAGCTCGTTCTATTATCGTTTGTACCCTTGACATGATGTTGTGTTCCATTTGTGCCAGGCGTGCAGAAAAGATGGCGTCGTAGTCAGGCTGAATTTGTGGCTTTAGCTGCGTTTCTAGCAGCTTATGCTGGCTCTGCTCTGGTGCCCCGACAGTCAGTGCTCCAGAGGTAGTTTCATGGACTTGTTCGTGAACACGTGCACCTTCATTTTCTGAGAGTGAGACTGACCTGTAATTCTGGCGTTACTCGCTTTCGGGTGTTCTAACGCTTCGCTGTTAGCCATCTTGACGACATTAGCAAAGGTATGTTTGCCGTGGTTGGAAAGCGGTTTATTTTCTGGCGGTATCGCAGGAGTTGATGTTGATGGAGCGCGTGGAGGCCCAGTGTAAAAGTTGTGTCTCATGGTCACTGTCTTTTGAGGGCGCTCATGAGCTTGCGGTTGTGACCCCATGGGGTTATGGCTATGCTTCTGAGGTCGTTTTGACTTCACGCGCAGCTGTTTATTGATCTTTATGCGCTGGGGGCAGTCTCGAGCCATTGCAAGGTGTTTACCCCCCCAATTGCGGCATTTCGGCCCCTGGTTGGGACAGACCTCGTCACTGCCATGCTGCTTTCCGCCACATGTGGCACAACGCGGGCTGTCAAAATTCGGACAATGCTGTTTTCCGTGTCCTAAGTTGTGGCACGTCTCACAAGCGTAAACCTGCGACTTGAACGGGTAGACTCGTATTGTGAAAGACTTGAGCCCGATTTTGTATGGAAGGCTAGTCCCTTTAAAAGTGACTACAGCTGTGCCTTTCTCCCCAATGGGGCGAGCGCTGATAATGTTGCACTTCCGGCAGTGCAGGTTCATCATAAGCTGCTCGGCAGTCATTCCTCCTGCGTTGCGGATAATGCCCCGGATTTGATCCTTTTGTATGGCCTCGTATGCTTGAAATGCAGTTGGCTTGCCATTTATTGGAAGCTGTATTAAAGTCAGAAGGGCATCCCGCGTGTCGCGATCATCGGTGTCAACCGCTATTTGATTACTCCTGTCCAAATATCTGATCTGAACGATCGGGTCAGCTTCCCTTTCATGCGTTGAGGGAGCGTTGTGAATGTGATTCCAGATTGCCTCATCAATAACAATGAAATTGTCATCCATGATTCTGCATGGCTCTTGAGGTTTTAGGATCACAGTGTGAGCGTATGAATGGCGTTGAGCGCGAGCGTTCGCTTGTTTCCTCCCTGGATTGCGACGTTTATATGTGACGGTCTTCCATGCTCCTTGTTCCCTGTAATCTTCGTGAGTAGACGCCGAGTCCGAGTCGTACGCGTTAAACTCTGGCGTCGCGTTGCCGTTGTAGCGAGAGACGCCATGACGAAACGCAGCCTTGGGTTTagctgctgcagctgcagctATGGCGGACAGGGTTCCGCGTGCGcgtttctgcccatgcttggcgGTGGGTACAATGAGTAGGTTTGAGACGAGTAAATCAtcgcacttgcctttgcttccccTTGGTGGCTCAGGTTCAGCAAGTGGAGCGAACGGATTCACGTCTGGACGCAGCGGCGCCTTCCTCGAAGCGGTGGCGTCTACCATGGCGTCGGTCGAGGTGCTCGTTAGGGTTGGCGTATCCTCTGTGGCGTGAGGGCGTCTTCAAACTGCTGTAACTCCATGTCCTCGGGTAATGGAACGTTCAAAGCTGCCTCTGGGTCATCCATGGCCACGGTCGATGCGACTTTTGGGCCCTAAGGCCCAAAGTAACAGAAGGAAAACAGTGACTGTCGGAGACGAAAAGGCACACGTCCGTTCAGCTCGGCCACCTGGCGGCGAGTCCTCCTTGCGGAGTGAGTCTTCATATGCGGCGTCGTATATGTGCGTTTGTCGCCACTTGAGCATCTCCTCCGGGGAAAGATCTTCCCCTTCTACTACCTCAACCGGGTTCATGACGCCCGCACGAGGTGTGTCAACGCCTACGGCGTCGGagagccaccaagctctcgtaGGCGAGGAACCACAAAAGTCACAATAACAAGCGTTCTATTGCACAGACCTTTTGAAAAATACTCTCAAAACGTCGATGAAATCTTCACACATGTTGCGTGATTGAGCCACTAGGATATAGCAAAAGGAACGGGCGCTACACCCAAAAACTCACAGAGCCGATGAGTCACATCcacaggtggcgacgccacctcgcGTTCCACTGCTGATAAAGCTTCGCGCTTTGTGCTCTCGCCGCTTATttagcgttgaagagagacgcgcggagAACGCGGACAGCGTCTTCGGAGCGCGTCTGCTAGTCCAGCACCGCGTGGGAGGGAGCCGACGCCGGCGGAGGAGGAGCAGAGAGGAAGTGGCGCCACAGAACTCCTATACAagcttagagaagggaaactgtacttTCCACTATGCCTTCCACAGTGGAACGATAATAAGATTAGCGGTGGCGTTGTggactaaagtatgcgaccaagaGATGGCGCTGCAAAAATCAAACCTAATATCATCGTTACGTATTGAGTAATATGGCCGCTACGGTAGCGGCAGGTGGGGTTCGTTGTGCCACTCGCCCGCTGGTTTTGGACGTTTTGCTACCGCTTTCGGAGCGGTGTTCGTGTGTACGAAACTCTAAAATGACTACCGATACCTTTATTatatcgccaggtgaccgagagcATATTCGAGCTTGTAACGGTAGTCTCCTAGGTAGAGGGCCCACCGTTGGATGAGAGTTGCCGCCATGGCAGGCATCTGGCGGTTGGGCCTTAGCAGTTCCAAATCTGGCTGGTGGTCGGTAACCAGGACGAACTCTACACCTAAAAGATAATCCCGGAATTTAGTCACTCCAAAAACAAGCGCCAATGCTTCAAGTTCTAATTGAGAATAATTTCTCTCGGCTTTTGTCAGAGTTCTTAAACGGAACCCGAGTGGTCTGTTGGTACTTCCCATTGTGTGAAAAGAACAGCGCCTATCCCGCGAGCGGATGCGTCGCATTCCAACTTAAGTTGCGTGGATGGATGGAAATGCACAAGGACCTCGGCGTCATTAAGACACTACTTTGCTTTCCCAAATGCAGATTCCTGTGAGGACTTCCAGCATCAccgcgcgtttttttttaactGGTACAACGGGAAAAATGCGCTTGACATAGGCAAGAA is a window from the Dermacentor variabilis isolate Ectoservices chromosome 3, ASM5094787v1, whole genome shotgun sequence genome containing:
- the LOC142573881 gene encoding uncharacterized protein LOC142573881; this translates as MIRVKDYVLDVSSSCPRIVVGVDIRKAFDSLPHASIMQAIQQMGIKGNMHNFIAAFLQDRTFQVQVGSDLSSYHHNGVGVPQGAVISPTLFNIVLAPLPVKLETITSVEHAIYADDVTLWTTRGSLGEQEEALQTALNTIESFTREIGLTLAPEKTEFLVIHGGKRSKPKDEEKASVHLSIGQTPILRKRVIRILGMFLDEQCISITWYNQTVKVTKQVTQILRRVSKRTKGVKEKEMRHFVQAFLHSRILYGAPFHPITRTQLHSLERLNNEARRVMTGLPKYTPPPALKSCSALGDIADLISMHEHTHVTCLKSTNAGRATLVKIGHDISNLPALPRISPPWEHVPIADPKPLPKNMGQDQLARRQAHAKRHKKYTQQLREWGNDNSGRCHIVYVDASIGGPEEEPMFTTAWTNMEATERGSKLHLTRHVVQSSTAELYAILDFAKHAEHTANKFPRDAKHHYKVFTDSQNAFRACQDTRTTTAVVQQLRLHVRRLRAQGHDFQLHWIPGHTGIPGNERAHRLARATLLSALSQPPEQLLNNVPEDTEIDSQWYDPMEAIAEAKRHRRSYLFTTSNPMDIPPLPSQAVTRRQ